Proteins from a genomic interval of Kribbella aluminosa:
- a CDS encoding toprim domain-containing protein, with translation MVIGAMSCDDRRLMAVQVAAGQFFRQQLLQSVAGWAAAYLTRRGLGHVLRSTSRWKVGYAPDGWAYLVDHLRSQGFDDETLLASGLASATKKGYLIDRFRDRIMFPAWDSGQELVGFVGRSRGGRVKYLNSPATRIYQKSCTLVGLAEQRDLLEGGATPVFVEGPMDAVAVDELSRLTCRGWAGLGVCGTALSLHQVSMVRQYSDSDTVIVGVDADGAGSIAARRWLDDLSAVFKRVQVAEFPSGHDPSSLLETPAGADRLFKALNEPRPLAELAIEAEVARWSPVLDHISGRVNALRRVAPLVARLPQDRVAAQLGELAKVLQLDQEIVSREVLESVGRSAPRRRPHSPPYPIADTDLPDNLPTP, from the coding sequence GTGGTGATTGGTGCGATGAGCTGTGATGATCGCCGGTTGATGGCGGTACAAGTCGCGGCGGGGCAGTTCTTCCGTCAGCAGCTGTTGCAGTCTGTTGCCGGTTGGGCGGCTGCTTATTTGACGCGGCGTGGGCTTGGGCACGTGCTGAGGTCGACCTCGCGCTGGAAGGTCGGTTACGCGCCCGATGGCTGGGCCTACTTGGTTGACCACCTGAGGTCCCAGGGTTTCGACGACGAGACTCTGCTGGCCTCGGGCCTGGCGAGTGCGACGAAGAAGGGGTATCTGATCGATCGGTTCCGCGATCGGATCATGTTCCCTGCCTGGGATTCGGGTCAGGAACTGGTCGGGTTCGTGGGGCGTTCGCGGGGTGGTCGGGTGAAGTACCTGAACTCGCCGGCGACGCGGATCTACCAGAAATCTTGCACGCTCGTCGGCCTTGCGGAGCAGCGTGATCTCTTGGAGGGCGGGGCAACGCCTGTCTTCGTCGAGGGGCCGATGGACGCCGTGGCGGTGGATGAGTTGAGCCGGTTGACCTGTCGCGGATGGGCTGGTCTTGGGGTGTGCGGGACGGCGTTGTCGTTGCACCAGGTCTCGATGGTTCGCCAGTACTCGGACAGTGACACCGTGATCGTGGGAGTGGATGCAGACGGTGCCGGGAGCATTGCCGCCCGAAGGTGGCTCGATGACCTGTCGGCGGTCTTCAAGCGTGTGCAGGTGGCTGAGTTCCCGTCAGGGCATGACCCGTCCTCGCTGCTCGAGACACCCGCAGGTGCCGATCGACTCTTCAAGGCCCTGAACGAGCCAAGACCGCTTGCCGAGCTGGCGATCGAGGCAGAGGTAGCTCGGTGGTCACCAGTCCTGGATCACATCAGTGGCCGGGTGAATGCCCTGCGCCGGGTAGCTCCTCTCGTGGCGAGGTTGCCGCAGGACCGGGTGGCGGCTCAGTTGGGGGAGCTCGCGAAGGTCCTGCAGCTCGACCAGGAGATCGTTTCGCGCGAGGTCCTCGAGTCCGTCGGTCGCTCGGCGCCTCGACGTCGGCCGCACTCACCGCCGTACCCGATCGCTGACACGGACCTGCCCGATAATCTCCCGACGCCTTGA
- a CDS encoding DUF6112 family protein, producing MLSNFGLQDPGVSPNSSGLPGLPALREIVGALQTFSLVVCVAAFVISAVAWAMGSLGSNSHYAGRGKLGCLIAAGAAILIASANPIIRFFSGIHIG from the coding sequence ATGCTCAGCAACTTCGGACTCCAAGATCCCGGAGTCAGTCCCAACTCCAGCGGTCTTCCCGGCTTGCCTGCACTGCGGGAGATCGTCGGTGCGCTGCAGACCTTCAGCCTCGTCGTCTGCGTGGCCGCGTTCGTGATCTCCGCCGTCGCGTGGGCGATGGGGAGCCTGGGCAGCAACTCGCACTACGCAGGCCGCGGCAAGCTCGGCTGCCTGATCGCAGCAGGGGCGGCGATTCTGATCGCCTCGGCGAACCCGATCATCCGCTTCTTCAGCGGCATCCACATCGGCTAG
- a CDS encoding SCO6880 family protein: protein MSNALSARFPRPQRNSLLLGLRPIQVALVIIGVVSSLTSLLAGWPAAMRMAGMTITVVCAVTAFGRFEGLPAYRWVVLRTAHVLRGLRKNQSYRANLLAPRRHGVLQLPGEASPLRILDTRSSIGAVHDPLRRRLIAVAKIEGPAHLLQNSDEQDRRVAAYGRMIAGLCQSSRIARAQILERTIPDPGDGLGDWARKRGLDVSSPAGAIYRDLLQHAAPAAARHETLFSFALNLDAVSKDVRKYGGGLAGAMAVLDSESRAFQTSFAAAGVAGAWLNATDLAASLRVAFDPAATRTLLGDLDPVDAAPLAVDATWDHLRTDSSFHRVYVVTEWPRLRATPSFLSPLLLKPGIRRTFSLVLQPVPIGKALRDARRHQVERVTDRATRKRVGQMETEEDRQLDADVAQREKDLAAGHGDVRWIGLIAVSADTEDGLDEACTEIEIAASQALLDVRRLVGQQVEGFLAAALPFGVGLG from the coding sequence ATGTCCAACGCACTCTCGGCACGATTTCCACGACCGCAGCGCAACTCGCTGCTGCTCGGTCTGCGCCCGATCCAGGTAGCGCTGGTGATCATTGGCGTCGTCTCGTCGCTGACCTCGCTGCTCGCCGGTTGGCCGGCGGCGATGCGGATGGCCGGTATGACCATCACAGTCGTCTGCGCAGTCACCGCATTTGGACGCTTCGAGGGCCTGCCGGCGTACCGCTGGGTCGTCTTGCGGACAGCCCATGTGCTCCGCGGGCTACGGAAGAATCAGTCGTACCGGGCCAACCTGCTGGCGCCGCGGCGTCACGGTGTGCTGCAGCTGCCGGGCGAAGCGAGCCCGCTGCGGATCCTGGACACCCGATCGTCGATCGGTGCTGTGCATGATCCGCTGCGCCGGCGGCTGATCGCAGTCGCGAAGATCGAGGGACCCGCACACCTCCTCCAGAACTCCGACGAACAGGACCGGCGCGTGGCGGCGTACGGCCGGATGATCGCCGGCCTGTGCCAGAGCAGCCGGATCGCCAGGGCGCAGATCCTCGAGCGGACGATCCCGGATCCCGGCGACGGGCTGGGCGACTGGGCGCGCAAGCGCGGTCTGGACGTCTCGAGCCCGGCGGGAGCGATCTACCGTGACCTGTTGCAGCATGCGGCGCCGGCCGCGGCCAGGCACGAAACGCTGTTCAGCTTCGCGTTGAACCTGGATGCGGTGTCGAAGGACGTTCGCAAGTACGGCGGGGGACTGGCCGGCGCCATGGCCGTCCTGGACTCGGAGTCTCGTGCATTCCAGACCTCGTTCGCGGCAGCCGGCGTCGCAGGTGCCTGGCTCAACGCCACCGACCTGGCAGCCAGTTTGCGAGTAGCCTTCGACCCTGCCGCGACCCGGACGCTTCTCGGAGACCTCGATCCCGTGGACGCGGCGCCTCTGGCCGTCGATGCGACCTGGGACCACCTGCGGACCGACTCGTCGTTCCACCGGGTGTACGTCGTCACCGAGTGGCCCCGCCTGCGAGCGACACCGTCGTTCCTGAGCCCGCTCCTGCTCAAGCCGGGGATCCGTCGGACCTTCTCGCTCGTACTGCAGCCAGTCCCGATCGGCAAGGCGCTGCGCGATGCCCGCCGTCACCAAGTTGAACGGGTCACCGACCGCGCGACCCGCAAGCGTGTCGGCCAGATGGAAACCGAAGAAGACCGTCAACTCGACGCCGACGTCGCTCAACGAGAGAAGGACCTTGCCGCCGGACACGGCGACGTCCGCTGGATCGGCCTGATCGCGGTGTCGGCGGACACCGAGGACGGTCTCGACGAGGCCTGCACCGAGATCGAGATCGCGGCGTCGCAGGCGTTGCTCGACGTACGGCGTCTCGTCGGCCAACAGGTCGAAGGGTTCCTTGCCGCGGCGCTGCCGTTCGGGGTCGGTCTCGGATGA